One stretch of Croceibacterium atlanticum DNA includes these proteins:
- a CDS encoding 7-carboxy-7-deazaguanine synthase QueE — MPLTLATQAPGEAEIFASIQGEGPSTGKPTAFIRLSRCNLACRWCDTAYTWHFTGDNRPHRNEETFDRKANQLVMEEEEAARRIAELAMPRLVITGGEPLLQAPALSRMIEALPADMAVEIETNGTIAPPERLAGLVDQFNVSPKLAHSGNPADLALIPERLREWAANPRAFFKFVIATPEDVEEVLSLAEIHAIPRNRIWLMAEGTDIATLEAREAWLAEKCIANKLTLSKRLHIQLFGDTRGT; from the coding sequence ATGCCGCTGACGCTCGCCACGCAGGCGCCGGGGGAAGCGGAAATCTTCGCCTCTATCCAGGGCGAAGGGCCGAGCACCGGCAAGCCGACCGCCTTCATCCGCCTGTCCCGCTGCAATCTTGCCTGCCGCTGGTGCGATACGGCCTACACCTGGCATTTCACGGGCGATAACCGCCCGCATCGCAATGAAGAGACATTCGACCGCAAGGCCAACCAGCTGGTCATGGAAGAGGAAGAGGCCGCCCGGCGGATTGCTGAACTGGCCATGCCCCGGCTGGTCATCACGGGCGGCGAACCTTTGCTGCAGGCCCCCGCCCTGTCGCGCATGATCGAAGCATTGCCGGCCGACATGGCGGTGGAAATCGAAACCAACGGCACGATCGCGCCTCCTGAAAGGCTGGCCGGACTTGTTGATCAATTCAATGTCAGCCCCAAGCTCGCCCATTCGGGGAATCCAGCCGATCTGGCCCTGATCCCGGAGCGTTTGCGCGAATGGGCCGCCAATCCGCGCGCCTTCTTCAAATTCGTGATCGCCACCCCGGAAGACGTGGAGGAAGTGCTCTCTCTCGCGGAAATCCACGCCATTCCGCGAAACAGGATCTGGCTGATGGCGGAAGGGACGGACATTGCCACGCTGGAAGCGCGGGAGGCGTGGCTGGCGGAAAAATGTATCGCTAACAAGTTGACTTTGTCCAAGCGTCTGCACATTCAGCTGTTCGGTGATACGCGCGGGACGTGA
- a CDS encoding MlaE family ABC transporter permease, with product MRDWADFSVEEAGGRTTVAFEGPFLISTVARIDGQLRAFEGPVQFVDISNVGAIDTVGAWLISRFADRFDARIEGASEQAQTLLNAVSSSASEAPIRPERKATLRRVLEDVGDWTIEMGQGVVRVVGFLGAIIASAAAMFIHPRRFRLRALVRQMELVGLNSLGIIGLMSFLIGIVIAQQGAVQLAQFGAETLTVNLVGRITLRELGVLMTAIMVAGRSGSAFAAQIGTMKLTEEIDAMRTIGVSPMEALVLPRILAAVLMMPLLGFYSSVVAIIGGAVVSDLTLGIPFMTFLSRIQEVVPLHDLYIGVVKAPVFGLIVALAGCYQGMQVSGNAEEVGLKTTKAVVQAIFMVIVLDAFFAVFFTEIGWG from the coding sequence ATGCGCGATTGGGCCGATTTCAGCGTTGAAGAAGCCGGCGGCCGTACCACCGTTGCGTTCGAAGGGCCGTTCCTGATTTCGACCGTGGCGAGGATCGACGGCCAGCTGCGCGCCTTTGAAGGGCCGGTTCAATTCGTCGATATTTCCAATGTCGGTGCGATCGATACGGTCGGGGCCTGGCTGATCAGCCGCTTTGCCGATCGCTTCGATGCAAGAATCGAAGGCGCGAGCGAGCAGGCCCAGACCCTGCTGAACGCCGTCAGCTCCTCCGCCAGTGAAGCTCCCATCCGCCCGGAACGCAAGGCAACATTGCGCCGCGTGCTGGAAGATGTGGGCGACTGGACGATTGAAATGGGCCAGGGCGTGGTCCGCGTCGTGGGTTTCCTCGGCGCGATAATCGCCTCTGCCGCCGCAATGTTTATCCACCCCCGGCGTTTCCGGCTGCGTGCGCTGGTGCGCCAGATGGAGCTGGTGGGGCTCAATTCGCTCGGCATTATCGGGCTGATGAGCTTTTTGATCGGCATCGTCATCGCCCAGCAGGGGGCGGTGCAACTGGCACAGTTCGGGGCCGAAACCCTGACGGTGAACCTGGTCGGCCGGATCACCTTGCGCGAACTGGGCGTGCTGATGACGGCGATCATGGTGGCGGGCCGGTCCGGCTCTGCCTTTGCCGCGCAGATCGGCACGATGAAGCTGACCGAAGAGATCGACGCCATGCGGACTATCGGCGTCTCCCCGATGGAGGCGCTGGTCCTGCCCCGCATATTGGCGGCGGTGCTGATGATGCCGCTGCTCGGCTTCTATTCCTCCGTCGTGGCGATCATCGGCGGCGCGGTCGTATCCGACCTGACGCTGGGCATTCCCTTCATGACTTTCCTTTCACGCATCCAGGAAGTCGTGCCGCTGCACGATCTCTATATCGGCGTGGTCAAGGCGCCGGTCTTCGGCCTGATCGTGGCGCTGGCCGGTTGCTATCAGGGCATGCAGGTGTCCGGCAATGCGGAGGAAGTGGGGCTGAAGACCACCAAGGCAGTGGTGCAGGCAATCTTCATGGTCATCGTGCTGGATGCGTTTTTCGCGGTATTCTTCACCGAGATCGGATGGGGATGA
- a CDS encoding response regulator, with protein MEPKRILVVEDDLLNGMFYQAVLEANDFTVSIVSDGAYVMRRVKEFRPDLITMDIQIPSISGLDLTEMLNADPQFRDISILAITAFAGKGEEARIRKAGASGYLAKPVSIKRLMAEIGALLAPAAGANDDEG; from the coding sequence ATGGAACCCAAACGCATCCTTGTCGTCGAAGACGATCTCCTCAACGGGATGTTCTATCAGGCAGTGCTCGAAGCCAATGACTTCACGGTCAGTATCGTGAGCGACGGCGCCTATGTGATGCGCCGCGTAAAGGAATTCCGCCCGGATCTGATCACGATGGATATCCAGATCCCCAGCATTTCCGGCCTGGACCTGACCGAGATGCTCAACGCCGATCCGCAATTCCGCGATATTTCGATCCTGGCGATCACCGCCTTCGCCGGAAAGGGAGAGGAAGCCCGCATTCGCAAGGCAGGCGCCAGCGGCTATCTGGCGAAACCGGTATCGATCAAGCGATTGATGGCGGAAATAGGCGCCCTGCTCGCCCCCGCGGCAGGGGCCAATGACGACGAAGGCTGA
- a CDS encoding TIGR02186 family protein: protein MTGVRIRIALAITAFLALTAQRDPILVPEVSQHEIQVRQGFTGTELLLFGAILDPDGSRASADYDIVVVLKGPTEAVRLREKERLKWAGIWVNADSSSFRSVPSFYAVASSSPIKNIVDDRTAAIYELGLDFLQLSPTGPINPAEQARFAAGLVDLRQREGLYQQVPGGVTIRDKVLYQARIAIPSNVRTGQYTAETFAITQGRVIASATAEVEVKKLGFERLVAEQAEESSVLYGLFAVMLSLVMGWGAGRLFALV, encoded by the coding sequence ATGACGGGCGTGCGCATCCGCATCGCACTGGCGATCACGGCCTTCCTTGCGCTGACCGCGCAGCGCGATCCGATCCTCGTGCCCGAGGTATCCCAGCATGAAATCCAGGTCCGCCAGGGCTTTACCGGCACGGAATTGCTGTTGTTCGGCGCGATCCTCGATCCCGATGGCAGCCGGGCGAGCGCGGATTACGATATTGTCGTGGTCCTGAAGGGGCCGACGGAGGCGGTGCGCCTGCGTGAAAAGGAACGGCTGAAATGGGCCGGCATATGGGTCAATGCCGATTCCTCATCCTTCAGGTCCGTGCCTTCCTTCTATGCGGTCGCATCCTCCAGTCCGATCAAGAATATCGTGGATGACCGGACTGCCGCCATCTACGAACTGGGGCTCGATTTCCTGCAATTGTCGCCCACCGGGCCCATCAACCCGGCGGAACAGGCGCGCTTTGCCGCCGGGCTGGTCGATCTGCGCCAGCGCGAAGGCCTCTACCAGCAGGTGCCGGGCGGTGTGACCATCCGCGACAAGGTGCTCTATCAGGCGCGTATCGCAATCCCGTCCAATGTTCGCACAGGCCAGTATACGGCGGAAACATTTGCCATCACCCAGGGCCGGGTCATCGCCTCGGCCACGGCAGAGGTGGAAGTGAAAAAGCTCGGATTTGAAAGGCTTGTCGCCGAACAGGCGGAGGAATCCTCCGTGCTGTATGGCCTGTTTGCGGTGATGCTCTCGCTCGTAATGGGTTGGGGCGCGGGGCGGTTGTTCGCACTGGTCTAG
- a CDS encoding sulfite exporter TauE/SafE family protein, translating into MDVYLPIANLAVNGVVIILLGAATGILSGVFGVGGGFLTTPLLIFYGVPPTVAAASAATQVTGASVSGVLAHSRRQGVDYQLGAVSVAGGVIGAAIGALLFRLLESVGQIDTVISILYVVLLGGIGGLMGREAIQELRQSKGGKRPRAAKRRHHPLVASLPMRWRFYRSGLYISPLAPLLLGAVVGMLTMLMGVGGGFILVPAMLYILGMSANVVVGTSLFNVLFVTMASTMMHSLTTKAVDIVLAGLLLIGSVTGAQIGTRVAQMLNPEKLRLLLAAIVLAVALRMAFGLGVRPDEVYTVVPL; encoded by the coding sequence ATGGACGTCTACCTCCCGATTGCGAACCTTGCAGTGAACGGGGTGGTCATCATCCTCCTGGGTGCGGCCACGGGTATTCTTTCCGGCGTCTTTGGCGTGGGCGGCGGCTTCCTCACGACGCCGCTGCTCATTTTCTACGGCGTGCCGCCCACCGTTGCCGCCGCTTCGGCTGCAACGCAGGTAACAGGCGCCAGCGTTTCGGGTGTGCTGGCGCATAGCCGGCGGCAGGGCGTTGATTATCAACTGGGCGCGGTATCCGTTGCGGGCGGCGTGATCGGCGCAGCCATCGGTGCCTTGCTGTTCCGCCTGCTGGAATCGGTCGGCCAGATCGATACGGTGATCAGCATTCTCTATGTCGTATTGCTGGGCGGGATCGGCGGCCTGATGGGGCGGGAGGCGATCCAGGAACTGCGCCAGTCCAAGGGTGGCAAAAGGCCCCGCGCGGCGAAGCGCCGCCATCACCCGCTGGTTGCCAGCCTGCCCATGCGCTGGCGATTCTATCGTTCCGGCCTCTATATCTCTCCGCTGGCGCCGTTGTTGCTGGGGGCCGTGGTCGGGATGCTGACCATGCTGATGGGCGTGGGCGGCGGTTTTATCCTCGTGCCCGCCATGCTCTATATTCTGGGCATGAGCGCGAATGTCGTGGTCGGCACGTCATTGTTCAACGTGCTGTTCGTCACGATGGCGTCCACCATGATGCATTCGCTGACGACCAAAGCGGTCGATATCGTGCTGGCCGGGCTGTTGCTGATCGGATCCGTCACCGGCGCGCAGATCGGTACGCGGGTGGCACAGATGCTCAATCCGGAAAAATTGCGCCTGCTGCTGGCGGCCATCGTTCTTGCCGTGGCCCTGCGCATGGCATTCGGCCTCGGCGTGCGTCCGGATGAAGTCTATACCGTGGTGCCGTTATGA
- a CDS encoding MATE family efflux transporter: MAMKGDLTEGPILRTLIMFSIPTLMSNALQSLSGTVNSIWVGRLIGEEALAATANANIIMFLVSSAAFGFGMAGTVKIGQRFGARNIDGARRAFGTAVGFCSILMVLIAVLGWFTAPGLLTLLETPVEAYELALVYLRLIFISMPFMMVSIILTMGLRGTGDARTPLIFMGVTVVLDAIFNPMLIAGIGPFPRLGIAGSALSTIIASFISFLAMIAYVYRRDLPLRLRGVELRYLKPAREELGFIVGKGLPMGAQMLLMSAAGIIVVGLVNREGLLMTAAYGAAMQLFTYIQMPAMAIGGAVSAMTAQFIGARKWDTLNHVTRAGVLVNFVLTGSVTALLLLFDRPALVLFLGPDSPAVPLARHIQFLASWNFILFGVTMVLTATMRAGGAVWVPLWILGIALYPVRLGFYYLGYDRLGSDAIWLSFPVAAFAALIMAWWAYRYSGWREKAIAETEAEAREQSQADGQPAGRYAPNM; this comes from the coding sequence ATGGCGATGAAGGGGGATTTGACGGAAGGGCCAATCCTCCGGACGCTGATCATGTTCAGCATCCCGACCTTGATGAGCAATGCGCTGCAATCGTTGAGCGGCACGGTCAATTCGATCTGGGTTGGCCGGCTGATCGGTGAAGAAGCGCTGGCTGCCACGGCCAATGCCAATATCATCATGTTCCTGGTGTCTTCCGCCGCTTTCGGTTTCGGAATGGCCGGAACGGTCAAGATCGGCCAGCGCTTCGGCGCCCGCAATATCGACGGCGCGCGCCGCGCCTTCGGAACGGCGGTGGGTTTTTGCAGCATATTGATGGTGCTGATCGCCGTGCTCGGCTGGTTCACGGCACCCGGCTTGCTGACCCTGCTGGAAACGCCGGTGGAAGCGTATGAGCTGGCGCTGGTCTATTTGCGGCTGATCTTCATTTCCATGCCCTTCATGATGGTATCCATCATCCTGACCATGGGGCTGCGCGGCACCGGGGATGCGCGCACGCCGCTGATTTTCATGGGCGTTACCGTGGTTCTGGACGCGATCTTCAACCCGATGCTGATCGCCGGGATCGGCCCGTTTCCGCGGCTCGGCATCGCCGGGTCGGCCCTGTCCACCATTATTGCCAGCTTCATCTCCTTCCTGGCGATGATTGCCTATGTCTATCGCCGCGATCTGCCGCTGCGCCTGCGCGGGGTGGAACTTCGCTATTTGAAGCCGGCCCGGGAAGAGCTGGGCTTCATTGTCGGCAAGGGCCTGCCGATGGGCGCGCAGATGCTGTTGATGAGCGCGGCGGGCATCATCGTGGTCGGGCTGGTCAACCGCGAAGGCTTGCTGATGACGGCCGCCTATGGCGCGGCAATGCAATTATTCACCTATATCCAGATGCCAGCCATGGCCATTGGCGGCGCTGTCAGCGCCATGACCGCGCAATTTATCGGCGCCCGCAAATGGGATACGCTGAACCATGTCACCCGCGCAGGTGTGCTGGTGAATTTCGTGCTGACAGGTTCTGTCACCGCCCTTCTATTATTGTTCGACCGCCCTGCCCTTGTGCTGTTCCTCGGCCCGGACAGCCCGGCCGTGCCGCTGGCCCGGCATATCCAGTTCCTCGCCAGCTGGAACTTCATCCTGTTCGGCGTGACCATGGTGCTGACGGCTACGATGCGCGCGGGCGGCGCGGTGTGGGTGCCGCTCTGGATTCTCGGCATTGCGCTCTATCCGGTGCGGCTCGGCTTCTATTATCTGGGTTATGACAGGCTGGGTTCGGACGCGATCTGGCTGTCTTTCCCGGTGGCGGCCTTTGCCGCGCTGATCATGGCTTGGTGGGCCTATCGCTATAGCGGCTGGCGGGAGAAGGCGATTGCCGAAACCGAAGCGGAAGCGCGCGAACAATCGCAGGCGGATGGCCAGCCCGCCGGTCGATATGCCCCGAATATGTGA
- a CDS encoding ATP-binding protein: MNDFSRPQQFNTFNPADEPGAVALNRGSQSEHAEQAETDNATQPIGVVLEIAGSGSQIALDLQRLGECMQDSDPSIALAGQVGSQVKIKTADGWLLASVRNQRQDRRGDANAVLANIDFMGEGSEEKLTGRIHSFRRGVTRYPIPGALVYPATTQDLRQIYASDGRSAIQIGTVYPTSDIRAGMYIDPLLGKHFALLGSTGTGKSTAAALILHRICEAAPEGHIVMVDPHGEYSAAFRETGTIYDVSNLQMPYWLMNFEEHCEVLLTSSGNARQEDADILAKCLLKARGKNRLAESVGKITVDSPIPYLLSDFSNILQEEMGKLDKATSSAPYMRIKTKIEELKADPRYQFMFSGMLVGDTMANFIGKIFRMPGNGKPISIIDVSGVPSDITSTVVAVLSRMVFDFAIWSREEKTSPILLVCEEAHRYVPNEKNADDSSVGRILSRIAKEGRKYGISLGLITQRPSDLAEGVLSQCGTIISMRLNNDRDQAFVKAAMPEGARGFLDSIPALRNRECIICGEGVAIPIRVAFDNLEEAKRPASEDPSFAELWRKSGGEEDAVVRTVGRWRSQGK; the protein is encoded by the coding sequence ATGAACGACTTCTCAAGGCCGCAGCAGTTCAACACCTTTAATCCAGCCGATGAACCGGGTGCGGTGGCGCTGAACCGTGGCAGCCAGTCGGAACATGCGGAGCAAGCCGAAACCGATAATGCCACGCAGCCCATCGGTGTCGTGCTGGAGATTGCCGGTTCCGGATCGCAGATCGCGCTGGACCTGCAGCGCCTGGGCGAGTGCATGCAGGATAGCGATCCTTCCATTGCGCTGGCTGGCCAGGTGGGCAGCCAGGTAAAGATCAAGACGGCCGATGGCTGGCTGCTGGCCAGTGTGCGAAATCAGCGCCAGGACCGGCGCGGGGATGCCAATGCCGTGCTGGCCAATATCGATTTCATGGGCGAAGGCAGCGAGGAAAAGCTGACCGGGCGCATCCACAGCTTCCGCCGCGGCGTGACCCGCTATCCCATTCCCGGCGCGCTGGTCTATCCGGCGACGACGCAGGATCTGCGCCAGATCTATGCCTCTGACGGGCGCAGCGCGATCCAGATCGGCACTGTCTATCCCACCAGCGACATCCGCGCCGGCATGTATATCGATCCGCTGCTGGGCAAGCATTTCGCGCTGCTGGGTTCAACCGGTACGGGTAAATCAACCGCAGCGGCGCTGATCCTGCACCGCATCTGCGAGGCGGCGCCGGAAGGGCATATCGTCATGGTTGACCCGCATGGCGAATATTCCGCGGCCTTCCGCGAAACGGGCACGATATACGACGTCAGCAATCTGCAAATGCCATATTGGCTGATGAATTTTGAAGAGCATTGCGAAGTGCTGCTCACCTCCAGCGGCAATGCCAGGCAGGAGGATGCCGATATTCTCGCCAAATGCCTGCTCAAGGCGCGCGGCAAGAACCGGCTGGCGGAAAGCGTCGGCAAGATCACCGTCGATTCCCCGATCCCCTATCTCCTCTCCGATTTCAGCAACATCCTGCAGGAAGAGATGGGCAAGCTGGACAAGGCGACTTCCAGTGCGCCCTATATGCGGATCAAGACCAAGATCGAGGAATTGAAGGCCGATCCCCGATACCAGTTCATGTTCTCCGGCATGCTGGTGGGGGACACGATGGCCAATTTCATCGGCAAGATTTTCCGTATGCCGGGCAATGGCAAGCCGATTTCCATCATCGACGTATCCGGCGTCCCTTCCGACATCACTTCCACAGTGGTCGCCGTGCTCAGCCGCATGGTGTTCGACTTCGCGATCTGGTCGCGCGAGGAAAAGACCAGCCCGATTCTGCTCGTCTGCGAAGAGGCGCATCGATATGTGCCGAATGAAAAGAACGCCGATGATTCATCGGTCGGCCGCATTCTCAGCCGTATCGCCAAGGAAGGCCGTAAATACGGCATTTCGCTGGGCCTGATCACGCAGCGGCCATCGGATCTGGCCGAAGGCGTGCTTTCCCAGTGCGGCACGATCATTTCCATGCGGCTCAACAACGATCGGGACCAGGCCTTCGTGAAGGCCGCCATGCCCGAAGGGGCGCGCGGTTTCCTCGATTCCATCCCGGCATTGCGCAACCGCGAATGCATCATCTGCGGGGAAGGCGTTGCCATCCCGATCCGCGTGGCATTCGATAATCTGGAAGAGGCCAAGCGCCCCGCATCCGAGGATCCGAGCTTCGCCGAGCTCTGGCGCAAGAGCGGCGGCGAGGAAGATGCCGTGGTGCGCACGGTCGGCCGCTGGCGCTCGCAGGGGAAATAG
- a CDS encoding valine--tRNA ligase produces the protein MTSELSKTFDPAAIEAKWYKHWEESGAFRPERPDAEPFTIVNPPPNVTGSLHIGHALDNTLQDIVIRYERLRGKDALWVVGTDHAGIATQMVVERQLEQAQDKRTNYTREQFVEKVWEWKHESGGTITRQLRRLGCSMDWSREQFTMDEHFTRAVLKVFVDLHNEGLIYRDKRLVNWDPKLKTAISDLEVETREIQGGFWHFKYPLADGVTLDDGRDYIEVATTRPETMLADMAVAVHPDDERYKSVIGKEILQPITGRRFRVVADEHADPELGSGAVKITPGHDFNDFEVGKRAGIQPAEMLNMLDADAAVCQCADGLIPDEFIGLDRFDARKLVVQRMKQLGFLIPHVTKDKEGNEIEHDAEPRTIATPYGDRGGVVIEPWLTDQWYVDAKTLAGPAMDAVRSGAIEIVPKSWEKTFFNWMENIQPWCVSRQLWWGHRIPAWYDEDGNVFVAETEEEALALAQARHAGGNDDIRLTRDEDVLDTWFSSALWPFATLGWPDDTDLVKKHYPNSLLVSGFDILFFWDARMMMQGIHFMKEVPWPKLYLHGLVRAADGQKMSKSKGNVVDPLGLIDKYGADALRFFMSAMETQGRDLKMDESRVEGYRNFATKLWNATRFCQANGIGASTALAAPAATLPVNKWIIGEVVETLAALDKAMADLRFDAAANTIYQFVWATFCDWYLELIKGNIDEETRAVAGWALDQILVMLHPFMPFITEELWHGQAEFHGGKRPYDLILAKWPEPGATVDAEARIELEWLIEFIEEIRKARSMVNLPPSAKVDLWLLALERSRFAEKQRPKDNYWDLLSKHKKAIARMAGVNNHFTPSMAHAFDLRTGITSEIEANGNVVPPGATMCLADPSVNILANGNAYRMPVGDLVDLEAERARLTKAKDASAKERDSLAKRLENPNFVERAKPEAVEKARADHAHHAAEVERLDAALKRLG, from the coding sequence ATGACCAGCGAGCTTTCAAAAACATTCGACCCCGCCGCGATCGAGGCGAAATGGTATAAACATTGGGAAGAAAGCGGAGCCTTCCGCCCGGAACGGCCCGATGCAGAACCCTTCACCATCGTGAACCCGCCGCCAAATGTGACGGGCAGCCTGCATATCGGCCACGCGCTGGACAACACGCTGCAGGATATCGTGATCCGTTACGAGAGGCTGCGCGGCAAGGACGCCTTGTGGGTCGTCGGCACCGATCATGCGGGCATCGCCACGCAGATGGTGGTGGAACGCCAGCTGGAACAAGCGCAGGACAAGCGCACCAATTACACGCGCGAACAGTTCGTCGAGAAAGTGTGGGAGTGGAAGCACGAAAGCGGCGGCACGATCACCCGCCAGCTTCGCCGCCTGGGCTGTTCGATGGACTGGAGCCGCGAACAATTCACCATGGACGAACATTTCACGCGCGCCGTGCTGAAAGTGTTCGTGGACCTTCATAATGAAGGCCTGATCTATCGCGACAAGAGGCTGGTGAACTGGGATCCGAAGCTGAAAACCGCGATTTCCGACCTGGAAGTGGAAACGCGCGAAATCCAGGGCGGCTTCTGGCATTTCAAATATCCGCTGGCCGATGGCGTCACGCTGGATGACGGGCGCGATTATATCGAAGTCGCCACCACGCGGCCGGAAACCATGCTGGCCGACATGGCCGTGGCCGTCCACCCGGATGACGAACGCTACAAATCGGTCATCGGCAAGGAAATCCTCCAGCCGATCACCGGCCGCCGGTTCAGGGTGGTGGCGGACGAACACGCCGATCCGGAACTGGGCAGCGGCGCGGTGAAGATCACGCCGGGCCATGATTTCAACGACTTCGAAGTGGGCAAGCGCGCCGGCATCCAGCCTGCCGAAATGCTCAACATGCTCGATGCAGATGCCGCCGTCTGCCAATGCGCGGACGGGCTGATCCCGGACGAATTCATCGGGCTGGACCGTTTCGATGCGCGCAAGCTGGTGGTGCAGCGCATGAAGCAGCTCGGCTTCCTGATCCCGCATGTGACGAAGGACAAGGAAGGCAACGAGATCGAACACGATGCCGAACCGCGCACCATCGCCACACCCTATGGCGACCGCGGCGGCGTGGTGATCGAACCATGGCTGACCGACCAGTGGTATGTCGATGCCAAGACGCTGGCCGGCCCGGCAATGGACGCGGTGCGAAGCGGCGCAATCGAGATCGTGCCGAAAAGCTGGGAAAAGACCTTCTTCAACTGGATGGAAAACATCCAGCCCTGGTGCGTCAGCCGCCAGCTGTGGTGGGGACACCGGATTCCGGCATGGTATGACGAAGACGGAAACGTGTTCGTCGCCGAAACGGAAGAGGAAGCACTCGCCCTCGCACAGGCCCGCCATGCCGGCGGGAATGACGACATTCGCCTGACCCGCGACGAGGACGTGCTCGACACCTGGTTCTCTTCCGCCCTCTGGCCTTTCGCCACGCTGGGCTGGCCGGACGATACGGATCTGGTGAAGAAGCATTATCCCAACAGTCTGCTGGTTTCCGGCTTCGACATTCTGTTCTTCTGGGATGCGCGCATGATGATGCAGGGCATCCACTTCATGAAGGAAGTGCCCTGGCCGAAACTGTATCTCCACGGCCTGGTCCGCGCGGCGGATGGGCAGAAAATGTCCAAGTCCAAGGGCAATGTCGTCGATCCGCTGGGCCTGATCGACAAATATGGCGCCGATGCGCTGCGTTTCTTCATGTCCGCAATGGAAACGCAGGGCCGCGACCTGAAAATGGACGAGAGCCGGGTCGAGGGATATCGCAACTTCGCCACCAAATTGTGGAACGCCACGCGCTTCTGCCAGGCCAATGGCATCGGCGCATCCACTGCGCTGGCCGCGCCCGCAGCCACTTTGCCGGTCAACAAATGGATCATCGGCGAAGTGGTGGAAACGCTGGCTGCGCTGGACAAGGCGATGGCGGACCTGCGTTTCGATGCCGCTGCCAACACGATCTACCAGTTCGTGTGGGCGACGTTCTGCGACTGGTATCTGGAACTGATCAAGGGCAATATTGACGAGGAAACCAGGGCCGTCGCCGGTTGGGCGCTGGACCAGATCCTGGTCATGCTGCACCCCTTCATGCCCTTCATCACCGAGGAATTGTGGCATGGGCAGGCCGAATTCCACGGCGGGAAGCGTCCGTATGACCTGATCCTGGCCAAATGGCCGGAACCGGGCGCGACGGTGGATGCCGAGGCGAGGATTGAACTGGAGTGGCTAATAGAATTTATCGAAGAAATTCGCAAAGCGCGAAGCATGGTGAACCTACCACCATCAGCGAAGGTCGACCTTTGGCTGCTTGCGCTTGAACGATCGAGGTTCGCTGAGAAGCAGCGACCAAAAGATAATTATTGGGATCTTCTCTCGAAGCACAAAAAGGCCATCGCAAGAATGGCAGGTGTTAACAATCATTTCACTCCGTCGATGGCGCATGCTTTTGACCTCAGAACGGGTATTACCTCTGAGATTGAAGCGAATGGAAATGTTGTTCCTCCGGGAGCAACGATGTGCCTCGCTGATCCGAGCGTGAATATCCTCGCCAACGGGAATGCATATCGCATGCCTGTGGGCGATCTTGTTGATTTAGAAGCCGAACGCGCGCGCCTGACCAAGGCGAAGGACGCATCCGCCAAGGAACGGGATTCGCTGGCCAAAAGGCTGGAGAACCCCAATTTCGTGGAACGCGCCAAGCCCGAAGCGGTGGAGAAAGCCCGGGCCGACCACGCCCATCACGCGGCCGAGGTTGAACGGCTGGATGCGGCACTGAAGCGGCTGGGTTGA